In one window of Aquamicrobium sp. DNA:
- a CDS encoding RNA polymerase sigma factor, translating into MPHPAITAAELRALRAIAARHAATPHEADDIVQDVLLAAVRAGRACGGDGFLPWARGAIRNHSRFLARSAGRRRARETAHYDLHDGGQDRSGEAVGGRIPDTVIAGLSPAVRVLALLVNLGMGRAEIAHLLGLGDQALRQRIHALRKAVARAGAAIERNGPRGEPAGAPGLARRSLKAAMPAHGARRFAVRDPDGMGIFFSVAHVPGHGGNR; encoded by the coding sequence ATGCCGCACCCCGCGATCACCGCCGCCGAGCTGCGCGCGCTCCGGGCCATCGCGGCCCGCCACGCGGCGACGCCGCACGAGGCGGACGACATCGTGCAGGACGTGCTGCTGGCGGCGGTCCGCGCCGGGCGCGCCTGCGGCGGCGACGGCTTCCTGCCGTGGGCGCGCGGCGCGATCCGCAACCACAGCCGCTTCCTCGCCCGCTCGGCCGGGCGCAGGCGGGCGCGCGAGACTGCGCATTACGACCTCCACGACGGCGGGCAGGATCGATCCGGCGAGGCTGTTGGCGGCAGGATACCGGATACGGTCATCGCCGGGCTTTCCCCGGCGGTGCGGGTGCTGGCGCTGCTGGTCAATCTCGGCATGGGCAGGGCCGAGATCGCACATCTGCTCGGCCTCGGCGACCAGGCCCTGCGCCAGCGCATCCACGCGCTGCGCAAGGCCGTCGCCCGGGCCGGCGCGGCGATCGAGCGCAACGGGCCCCGCGGCGAGCCGGCCGGCGCGCCCGGCCTCGCGCGCCGCAGCCTGAAAGCCGCGATGCCGGCCCATGGCGCGCGGCGCTTCGCCGTGCGCGACCCCGACGGGATGGGAATTTTCTTCTCGGTCGCTCACGTTCCGGGCCACGGCGGCAACAGATAG
- a CDS encoding ABC transporter permease gives MSALAAQEPAARPGLVSRLAAGNALPVAIVVAAIVALWYGFAVWLNMPWQLGVYERAGQAWMFADLVRDTLAQERPVLPSPHQVFAEMWRTTVEVAPTSRRSLLYHAWITLSSTLLGFVLGTLLGIVLAVFIVHNRAMDKSVMPWVVASQTIPILAIAPMIIVVLNAVGLTGLLPKALISTYLSFFPVVVGMVKGLRSPEVIQLDLMRTYNASAVQTFWKLRWPSAMPYLFTSLKVAVAISLVGAIVGELPTGAVAGLGARLLAGSYYGQTVQIWSALFMAAALAAVLVAIVGAGHRMVLKRMGMAP, from the coding sequence ATGAGCGCGCTTGCCGCACAGGAACCCGCGGCGCGGCCCGGTCTCGTCTCGCGGCTCGCCGCCGGCAACGCGCTGCCGGTGGCGATCGTCGTCGCCGCGATCGTCGCGCTGTGGTACGGCTTTGCCGTCTGGCTCAACATGCCGTGGCAGCTTGGCGTCTACGAGCGGGCGGGGCAGGCGTGGATGTTCGCCGATCTCGTGCGCGACACGCTGGCGCAGGAGCGGCCGGTGCTGCCGAGCCCGCATCAGGTGTTCGCCGAGATGTGGCGCACGACGGTCGAGGTCGCGCCGACCTCGCGGCGCAGCCTCCTCTACCATGCGTGGATCACGCTGTCGTCGACGCTGCTCGGCTTCGTGCTCGGCACCTTGCTCGGCATCGTGCTCGCCGTGTTCATCGTCCACAACCGGGCGATGGACAAGTCGGTGATGCCGTGGGTGGTGGCGAGCCAGACCATCCCCATCCTTGCCATCGCGCCGATGATCATCGTGGTGCTCAACGCGGTCGGCCTGACCGGGCTGCTGCCCAAGGCGCTGATCTCGACCTATCTCTCGTTCTTCCCGGTCGTCGTCGGCATGGTCAAGGGGCTGCGCAGCCCCGAGGTGATCCAGCTCGACCTGATGCGCACCTACAATGCCAGCGCCGTCCAGACCTTCTGGAAGCTGCGCTGGCCGAGCGCGATGCCCTATCTGTTCACCTCGCTCAAGGTAGCGGTGGCGATCAGCCTCGTCGGCGCCATCGTCGGCGAATTGCCGACCGGCGCGGTGGCTGGCCTTGGCGCGCGCCTGCTCGCCGGCTCCTATTACGGCCAGACGGTGCAGATCTGGTCGGCGCTGTTCATGGCCGCGGCGCTGGCCGCCGTCCTCGTCGCCATCGTCGGCGCCGGTCACCGCATGGTGCTGAAGCGCATGGGGATGGCGCCATGA
- the hydA gene encoding dihydropyrimidinase — MTKVIKNGTIVTADRTYKADVLIKGGRIVGIGHDLHGDHEYDATGCYVMPGGIDPHTHLEMPFMGTYSADDFESGTRAALSGGTTMVVDFCLPSPGQSLIEAMAMWDNKSTRACADYSFHMAITWWGKEVFDEMPEVVKRGITSFKHFMAYKGALMVNDDEMFASFQRCAELGALPLVHAENGDVVAALSQKLLAEGNNGPEAHAYSRPPEVEGEATNRAIMIADMAGVPLYVVHTSCEQSHEAIRRARQKGMRVFGEPLIQHLVLDEGEYFDKDWDHAARRVMSPPFRNKQHQDSLWAGLAAGSLQVVATDHCAFTTDQKRYGVGDFTKIPNGTGGLEDRLPVLWTRGVNTGRLTPNEFVAVTSTNIAKILNMYPKKGAILEGADADIIVWDPERTKTISAKSQQSVIDYNVFEGVEVRGLPRFVFTRGEPVVEEGRVEAKPGHGEFVARQPHMAVNKALSTWKELVAPRAIERSGIPASGV, encoded by the coding sequence ATGACAAAGGTCATCAAGAACGGAACCATCGTCACCGCCGACCGCACATACAAGGCAGACGTGCTGATCAAGGGCGGCAGGATCGTCGGCATCGGCCATGATCTCCACGGCGACCACGAATACGACGCCACCGGCTGCTACGTGATGCCGGGCGGCATCGACCCGCACACCCATCTCGAAATGCCGTTCATGGGCACCTATTCGGCCGACGATTTCGAGAGCGGCACGCGCGCCGCGCTGTCCGGCGGCACGACCATGGTGGTCGATTTCTGCCTGCCTTCGCCCGGCCAGTCGCTCATCGAGGCGATGGCGATGTGGGACAACAAATCGACCCGCGCCTGCGCCGACTATTCCTTCCACATGGCGATCACCTGGTGGGGGAAAGAGGTGTTCGACGAGATGCCGGAAGTGGTCAAGCGCGGCATCACCTCCTTCAAGCACTTCATGGCCTACAAGGGCGCGCTGATGGTCAACGACGACGAGATGTTCGCCTCGTTCCAGCGCTGCGCCGAGCTCGGCGCGCTGCCGCTCGTCCATGCCGAGAACGGCGACGTGGTCGCGGCGCTGTCGCAGAAGCTGCTCGCCGAGGGCAACAACGGCCCGGAGGCGCACGCCTATTCGCGCCCGCCGGAGGTGGAGGGCGAGGCGACCAACCGCGCGATCATGATCGCTGACATGGCGGGCGTGCCGCTCTATGTCGTCCACACCTCCTGCGAGCAGAGCCACGAGGCGATCCGCCGCGCACGGCAGAAGGGCATGCGCGTGTTCGGCGAGCCGCTCATCCAGCACCTCGTGCTCGACGAGGGCGAATATTTCGACAAGGACTGGGACCACGCGGCGCGGCGCGTGATGAGCCCGCCCTTCCGCAACAAACAGCATCAGGATTCGCTGTGGGCCGGGCTCGCCGCCGGCTCCTTGCAGGTGGTGGCGACGGACCATTGCGCCTTCACCACCGACCAGAAGCGCTATGGCGTCGGCGATTTCACCAAGATACCGAACGGCACCGGCGGGCTGGAGGACAGGCTGCCCGTCTTGTGGACCCGCGGCGTCAACACCGGCCGGCTGACGCCCAACGAGTTCGTCGCCGTCACCTCGACCAACATCGCCAAGATCCTGAACATGTATCCGAAAAAGGGTGCGATCCTCGAAGGCGCCGACGCGGACATCATCGTCTGGGATCCGGAGCGGACGAAGACCATCTCGGCGAAATCGCAGCAGTCGGTCATCGACTACAACGTGTTCGAGGGCGTCGAGGTCAGGGGCCTGCCGCGCTTCGTCTTCACCCGCGGCGAGCCGGTGGTCGAGGAAGGCAGGGTCGAGGCGAAGCCCGGCCATGGCGAGTTCGTGGCGCGCCAGCCGCACATGGCGGTCAACAAGGCGCTGTCGACCTGGAAGGAGCTGGTCGCCCCGCGCGCGATCGAGCGCAGCGGCATTCCGGCGAGCGGGGTTTGA
- the rutR gene encoding HTH-type transcriptional regulator RutR, translating to MDAVRSKRRSRIQTQKRELILEAALEVFSQHGFRGATIDQIAEAAGMSKPNLLYYFRSKEAIHVTLMQRLLETWLAPLQEIDDVGDPISELSAYIRRKLEMARDYPRESRLFANEILQGAPRIMPMIEGELKTLVDEKAAIIKGWMNAGRIARTDPYHLIFAIWATTQHYADFDVQVRAVLGPKRGGDGRFDDAARFLEQLFLDGLKPEA from the coding sequence ATGGACGCCGTACGATCGAAGCGCCGCAGCCGCATCCAGACGCAGAAGCGCGAACTCATCCTCGAAGCCGCGCTCGAAGTGTTCTCGCAGCACGGCTTCCGCGGCGCGACCATCGACCAGATCGCCGAGGCCGCCGGCATGTCGAAGCCGAATCTCCTTTACTACTTCCGCTCGAAGGAAGCGATCCATGTCACGCTGATGCAGCGCCTTCTTGAGACCTGGCTGGCGCCGCTTCAGGAGATCGACGACGTCGGCGATCCGATCAGCGAGCTCAGCGCCTATATCCGCCGCAAGCTGGAGATGGCGCGCGACTACCCGCGCGAAAGCCGCCTGTTCGCCAACGAGATATTGCAGGGCGCGCCGCGCATCATGCCGATGATCGAGGGCGAGCTGAAGACGCTGGTCGACGAGAAGGCCGCGATCATCAAGGGGTGGATGAACGCCGGCAGGATCGCCCGCACCGACCCCTACCACCTGATCTTCGCCATCTGGGCGACGACGCAGCATTATGCCGATTTCGACGTGCAGGTGCGCGCCGTGCTCGGCCCGAAGCGCGGCGGCGACGGCCGCTTCGACGACGCGGCGCGATTTCTCGAACAGCTCTTCCTCGACGGGCTGAAGCCGGAAGCGTGA
- a CDS encoding Zn-dependent hydrolase, with the protein MAAPGENLRINADRLWDSIHEMAKIGPGVAGGNNRQTLTDADGEGRRLFRRWCEDAGLDMGVDQMGTMFAMRPGTDPEALPVYVGSHLDTQPTGGRYDGVLGVLGGLEVIRTLDDLGIRTKHPIVVTNWTNEEGTRFAPAMLASGVFAGQHALDWAYDRKDKDGKRFGDELERIGWKGEEEVGARKIKAFFELHIEQGPILEDEGIDIGVVTHGQGLWWLQVTLTGKDAHTGSTPMPKRRNAGLGMARVTELVHEVAMDYQPDAVGAIGHMEVHPNSRNVIPGRTVFTIDIRSPNEEVLDEMRARIEDGIATICEALDIGFEVEAVGHFAPVTFDEGCVRAIRNAAGRLGYSHRDIVSGAGHDACWINRVAPTAMVMCPCVDGLSHNEAEEISKEWAAAGADVLFHAVVETAEIVE; encoded by the coding sequence ATGGCGGCACCGGGCGAGAATCTGCGCATCAATGCGGACCGTCTGTGGGATTCGATCCACGAAATGGCGAAGATCGGCCCCGGCGTCGCCGGCGGCAACAACCGCCAGACGCTGACCGACGCGGACGGCGAGGGCCGCCGCCTGTTCCGGCGCTGGTGCGAGGACGCCGGCCTCGACATGGGCGTCGACCAGATGGGGACGATGTTCGCCATGCGGCCGGGCACGGACCCCGAGGCGCTGCCGGTCTATGTCGGCTCGCATCTCGACACCCAGCCGACCGGCGGGCGCTATGACGGCGTGCTGGGCGTCCTCGGCGGGCTGGAGGTGATCCGCACGCTGGACGATCTCGGCATCAGGACGAAGCACCCCATCGTCGTCACCAACTGGACCAACGAGGAAGGCACCCGCTTCGCGCCGGCGATGCTGGCCTCCGGCGTCTTTGCCGGCCAGCACGCGCTCGACTGGGCTTATGACCGGAAGGACAAGGACGGCAAGCGCTTCGGCGACGAGCTGGAGCGCATCGGCTGGAAGGGCGAGGAGGAGGTCGGGGCGCGCAAGATCAAGGCGTTCTTCGAGCTCCACATCGAGCAGGGGCCGATCCTCGAGGACGAGGGGATCGACATCGGCGTCGTCACCCACGGGCAGGGCCTGTGGTGGCTGCAAGTGACGCTGACCGGCAAGGACGCGCATACCGGCTCGACGCCGATGCCCAAGCGCCGCAACGCCGGCCTCGGCATGGCGCGCGTCACCGAGCTGGTGCACGAGGTGGCGATGGACTACCAGCCCGACGCGGTCGGCGCCATCGGCCACATGGAGGTCCACCCCAACTCGCGCAACGTCATCCCCGGCCGGACGGTGTTCACCATCGACATCCGCTCGCCGAACGAGGAGGTGCTGGACGAGATGCGCGCGCGCATCGAGGACGGCATCGCCACCATCTGCGAGGCGCTCGACATCGGCTTCGAGGTCGAGGCGGTCGGCCATTTCGCGCCCGTCACCTTCGACGAGGGCTGCGTCAGGGCGATCCGCAATGCGGCCGGGCGGCTCGGCTATTCGCACCGCGACATCGTCTCCGGCGCGGGGCACGACGCCTGCTGGATCAACCGCGTCGCGCCGACGGCGATGGTGATGTGCCCCTGCGTCGACGGCCTCTCGCACAACGAGGCGGAAGAGATTTCGAAGGAGTGGGCGGCGGCCGGCGCCGACGTGCTGTTCCACGCCGTGGTCGAGACGGCGGAAATCGTCGAATAG
- a CDS encoding ABC transporter ATP-binding protein: protein MNAPASHIEPATTNPATAPATVIAASKLGLTFETNDGPVHALSDVDLAIDKGEFVSFIGPSGCGKTTFLRVIADLEQPTEGSILVNGMTPRAAREARSYGYVFQAAGLFPWRTIERNVALPLEIMGYPRAEVRERIARTLSLVNLSGFEKKFPWQLSGGMQQRASIARALAFDADLLLMDEPFGALDEIVRDHLNEQLLELWARTKKTICFVTHSIPEAVYLSTKIVVMSPRPGRVTDVIHSTLPKERPLDIRESPEFLEIAARVRAGLRAGHSYDE, encoded by the coding sequence ATGAACGCACCCGCCAGCCATATCGAGCCAGCCACGACGAACCCCGCGACCGCGCCGGCAACGGTGATCGCGGCATCGAAGCTCGGCCTTACCTTCGAGACCAATGACGGGCCGGTCCACGCGCTGTCCGACGTCGACCTCGCCATCGACAAGGGCGAGTTCGTCTCCTTCATCGGCCCGTCGGGCTGCGGCAAGACGACGTTCCTGCGGGTCATCGCCGACCTCGAGCAGCCGACTGAAGGGTCGATCCTCGTCAACGGCATGACGCCGCGGGCGGCGCGCGAGGCGCGCTCCTACGGCTACGTGTTCCAGGCGGCGGGCCTGTTCCCGTGGCGCACCATCGAGCGCAACGTGGCGCTGCCGCTGGAGATCATGGGCTATCCCAGGGCCGAGGTCAGGGAGCGGATCGCCCGCACGCTGTCGCTGGTCAACCTCTCCGGCTTCGAGAAGAAGTTCCCGTGGCAGCTTTCCGGCGGCATGCAGCAGCGCGCCTCGATCGCCCGCGCGCTCGCCTTCGATGCAGACCTTTTGCTGATGGACGAGCCGTTCGGCGCGCTCGACGAGATCGTGCGCGATCATCTGAACGAGCAGCTTCTGGAGCTGTGGGCACGGACGAAGAAGACGATCTGCTTCGTCACCCACTCGATCCCCGAGGCGGTGTATCTGTCGACCAAGATCGTTGTCATGTCGCCGCGCCCCGGCAGGGTGACGGACGTGATCCACTCGACCCTGCCGAAGGAGCGGCCGCTCGACATCCGCGAGTCGCCCGAATTCCTCGAGATCGCCGCGCGGGTGCGCGCGGGCCTGCGCGCGGGGCACAGCTATGACGAGTAG
- a CDS encoding aspartate aminotransferase family protein, with protein MSNRLNVAPNDLSAFWMPFTANRQFKQAPRMLVGAKDMHYTTADGRKVMDGTAGLWCVNAGHCRPKITEAIQRQAAELDYAPAFQMGHPVVFELANRLVDLAPEGMDHVFFTNSGSESVDTALKIALAYHRVRGEGSRTRLIGRERGYHGVNFGGISVGGIVANRKMFGTLLTGVDHLPHTHLPAKNAFTRGEPEHGADLADELERIVALHDASTVAAVIVEPVAGSTGVLIPPKGYLQRLRAICDKHGIVLIFDEVITGFGRLGTPFAADYFGVTPDIMVTAKGVTNGVIPMGAVFVKKDIHDAFMTGPEHLIEFFHGYTYSGNPIASAAGLGTLDTYKEEGLLTRGAELAPYWEDALHSLKDAPHVIDIRNIGLVGAIELRPIDGQPTKRAFSAFVKAFEKGYLIRTTGDIIALSPPLIIEKNEIDELVDGVREVLKAID; from the coding sequence ATGTCCAACAGGCTCAACGTGGCGCCGAACGATCTCAGCGCATTCTGGATGCCGTTCACGGCGAACCGTCAGTTCAAACAGGCGCCGCGCATGCTCGTCGGGGCCAAGGACATGCACTACACCACGGCCGACGGCCGCAAGGTGATGGACGGCACGGCGGGCCTCTGGTGCGTCAATGCCGGCCACTGCCGGCCGAAGATCACCGAGGCGATCCAGCGCCAGGCCGCCGAGCTCGACTATGCCCCCGCCTTCCAGATGGGCCATCCGGTGGTGTTCGAGCTGGCCAACCGGCTGGTCGATCTCGCGCCGGAAGGCATGGACCACGTCTTCTTCACCAATTCGGGCTCGGAGTCGGTCGACACCGCGCTCAAGATCGCGCTCGCCTATCACCGCGTGCGCGGCGAGGGCTCGCGCACCCGGCTGATCGGCCGCGAGCGTGGCTATCACGGCGTCAATTTCGGCGGCATCTCGGTCGGCGGCATCGTCGCCAACCGCAAGATGTTCGGCACGCTGCTCACCGGCGTCGACCACCTGCCGCACACCCACCTGCCGGCCAAGAACGCCTTCACCCGCGGCGAGCCGGAGCATGGCGCGGACCTCGCCGACGAGCTGGAGCGCATCGTCGCCCTGCACGACGCCTCGACGGTCGCCGCCGTCATCGTCGAGCCGGTCGCGGGCTCGACCGGGGTGCTCATCCCGCCGAAGGGCTATCTCCAGCGCCTGCGCGCCATCTGCGACAAGCACGGCATCGTCCTGATCTTCGACGAGGTCATCACCGGCTTCGGCCGTCTCGGCACGCCGTTCGCGGCCGATTATTTCGGCGTCACCCCGGACATCATGGTCACGGCCAAGGGCGTCACCAACGGCGTGATCCCGATGGGCGCGGTGTTCGTCAAGAAGGACATCCACGACGCCTTCATGACCGGGCCGGAGCACCTGATCGAGTTCTTCCACGGCTACACCTATTCCGGCAATCCGATCGCCTCGGCCGCCGGCCTCGGTACGCTCGACACCTACAAGGAAGAGGGGCTGCTGACCCGCGGCGCCGAGCTCGCACCCTATTGGGAGGACGCGCTGCATTCGCTCAAGGACGCGCCGCACGTCATCGACATCCGCAATATCGGCCTCGTCGGCGCGATCGAGCTTCGCCCGATCGACGGCCAGCCGACCAAGCGTGCCTTCTCCGCCTTCGTCAAGGCGTTCGAGAAGGGCTACCTCATCCGCACCACGGGCGACATCATCGCGCTGTCGCCGCCGCTCATCATCGAAAAGAATGAGATCGACGAGCTGGTGGACGGCGTGCGCGAGGTCTTGAAGGCGATCGACTGA